The genomic stretch CATAAAATAATACCATGCCCTTAAAAAGCGAGCTTCAGCTTTGGTTTCTGTTTTTAAAGATGAAGAAAAAGGTATTGTGGACAAATGTTTCAAAAACTGGTTTACCGCGCGAATGTTAGCGTAAGGTATTCGCCAGGCATCATCCGGAACTATTGTCGGATTGACTGTTCCCGTTGCAAATTCAATAAAACCATTTGTGCTGGAAGCATTCGGGCTTTCAGCTTCATCGCAGGACGCGTCTAAACCTGCTGCATAATTGCCGCCGCTAAAACGCCTGGGATCGCTGGCAAATCCAATATTAGTATAGATGTTATTTAAAAAATCCATAGCATTGGCGCTGTCCGAAAAAGTACTTGTCTCATTCAGACTTGATGTAGCAGTTTGGTCTAAAAAACCATTTTTCTGGCAGCTGAACCAAAAAGCAATCGGCACTAAGAATAATGGATAATAGAATCGTTTTTTCATATTTTTTAAAAAAGTATATTTTTATTGATGAAGCGAAATTGTTTATCATAAAAAAATGGGTATTCACAGATGTATGCTAATGTGAACCATCTCTTATATTTTCAATACGCTTAAATACTAACTTACCAAAGTTTGTTAAACATCATATACTATGACACATAAAGTAAATTGCACCTCTACTATATAAATTTTTTAAGGCAAATCTTTTGACTTCTTTTCCCGGTTTTGTTCATGGCAATGCAGCTTTGCTCGTAATGGCGTTGATGGTCAATATTTTCAGATATACTTTGATTTTAGACAAAGAATCCGTCAACAAAAATTTTATGTAGTCATTCTGCTCCAAAATGACGACAAAACAATAGACTGTTTTTATATCGGCTTAGAATTTATTTTTCAATTGTATAATCATACGCCCGGATTTCAACAGGACCGAGCAACCCGGAAGATTGTAGCGGAGAATCGGCTTTCCAGGGATTTACAGTTGTCCATGTCCGGCGTTCTTTTTCAGGCAGTTTTTGGTCGCCGATCAGGCGGTTTCGCCAATTATTCACTACGGTAATTTCTAATTTATTTTCTCCCGCTTTCAAGAATTTTGTTATGTTTAAACGATAAGGCGCAGTCCAAACACCACCAACATATTGCCCATTTAGTTTCACTTTAGCCATGACCATTACTTTGCCCAAATCGATATACAATTCCTGTTTTGATAAATTATGTAAAGTAAAAGTTGTCGTGTAAACTGCACTGCCCGAAAAATATTTGATGCTGTCGTTTGCTGCATCTTTCCAATCGGTTAACGTGTTGAAAGTAACGGCATTTGCAGGACCTCGTTTTCCTTTTTCAAAAGAGACTAACCAAGGTGTATTTATTGTATAAACTAATTGTTTAGTATTAAAATTAGTTTTATCATTATCAGATTTATGTCCCTTGCGAAACACGATGAATGCACTTCCATATTTATCCAATTCCAACGGAAGTAAAGTTCTGTTTCCTGCTCTTTTGAAATTTGGCAGCGAACGAATTTCGCCTGTAAGCGCATTCCAAAGTTCCGGCGACAGACCTGCATCAACTCTGAATACTCCGTCAAAATCTATCTTCCTGTTGGTTTGATTTGAGATAAAATAAATATCGCCGTCGTTCAATTTCCGATGAATAAATAAAACGGAATCCTGCGAAGTTGTAAAGTCGGGTTCAATGCCCAAATCATTCAACGCCTGTTGTAAATTTGTCGTACGATGAAAAACTTTTCCTTTGCCGAAAGTATTGGCAGCAAATAATTTCTGTCCTAAACTTTTAACTTCATTATCTGCTTCGGGATAATTGGTTAAGCCGGGCGAATACGTTGGCGGCTCTCCGTAAACAGCCAAGCCGTCATTTACCAATTGGCATATTTTCTTCAACAATTCGGGACGCATAGACTGTTGATTTGGCAATACCAGCAACCGATAACGCATTCCGCCGGGCAACACAAGATAACCGTCTTTTACAGTTGCTCTTTGCAACAACACTTCGGCATTGATATAATCGAACGAATAACCTTTGGGCAACATCGGATCTTCAACGCCCGTCATTTTCGGGGCGTCTTCGCCGATGAAATAAGCAACATCGGCAATATATTTTCCTTGCTGTAACATCCAGTTTGCTCGATGTATATAATCAGTAAATACATCCATTTGACTAAACCAGGTATTCTTACGCTGGAAATCGTTTCCGAACCATGCGCTCACGCCGGGATTTTTATCTTCGTACGGCTGATGAATATATACATGAAACAAAGTCGCGTTAATACCTTCCGTAAAAAACCTGTCAATGCGCGGTTTAAATTCCGAAGGATAATGCGTATAGTTAGATCCTCCGCTCGTAACCGATTCTGCCCAAGTACGTTGTTTCCCATAAATGTGCGCACAGGAAGATGCTGCGCGGTTCTCAATATCGCCTAAATCGCCTGCGAGCCAAAACTCGCCCGCTACTTCGTCCGATTGCCCGCCGTATTGCAGAAACTCTCCGGGAAATCCCCAATGCCCGTAATTTTCCAGCCACGTTGTTAATCCATGCTGATGGCTTACATCGCGCAAACCGCCTACATAATCATAAGCAACTCTATCGGCAACAAGGCGGCGTAAATCCCATAAAAAGCGCGAAGAAATATCCTCGTTGCCTACGACTTTTCCCTGCAACACCGGTAAATATGGCAACGGATTATAACCGTACGTTTTTTGAAACACTTCGAGCATATCATCCGTCCAGTTTTGTCCGCCTGTTTCGTAACTATCCTCAACGGTTATCTTAAAACTTTTTCTGTCAGCTGCGGGAATACGTCGAAGAATTTCACCGAG from Arachidicoccus sp. BS20 encodes the following:
- a CDS encoding glycosyl hydrolase — encoded protein: MRKVLIALVICCLSTVFCRAQTSTVLTAEAGFKQVPDSIRIGCYWYWLSDNISKEGVIKDLQAMKKAGITRAYIGNIGLGEPYGKVKFESPEWWDILHTALKTATKLNIEIGIFNSPGWSQSGGPWIKPNQSMRYLASTDTLVNGAQQLIWNIPNFSDSAQLVKIIAFPARKNFYQKEYQLKDFGTQSDTLNMPVDENQTIRSFSLKTENYIRTNAELQAKIEGRYKIIRKFEIDRTNYQKIVGFIPDAPVVLSLPATEATAFRLVLAETNDSHGKAKATVTLSSRQIVERYPEQSFAKMFQRPHPMWGTYMWQRQDWYDEKSADIISPDKVLDITSSLSPAGKLQWNVPAGDWTIAVLEMKPTGTTNSPATPEATGLEVDKMSKKHVASHFDAYLGEILRRIPAADRKSFKITVEDSYETGGQNWTDDMLEVFQKTYGYNPLPYLPVLQGKVVGNEDISSRFLWDLRRLVADRVAYDYVGGLRDVSHQHGLTTWLENYGHWGFPGEFLQYGGQSDEVAGEFWLAGDLGDIENRAASSCAHIYGKQRTWAESVTSGGSNYTHYPSEFKPRIDRFFTEGINATLFHVYIHQPYEDKNPGVSAWFGNDFQRKNTWFSQMDVFTDYIHRANWMLQQGKYIADVAYFIGEDAPKMTGVEDPMLPKGYSFDYINAEVLLQRATVKDGYLVLPGGMRYRLLVLPNQQSMRPELLKKICQLVNDGLAVYGEPPTYSPGLTNYPEADNEVKSLGQKLFAANTFGKGKVFHRTTNLQQALNDLGIEPDFTTSQDSVLFIHRKLNDGDIYFISNQTNRKIDFDGVFRVDAGLSPELWNALTGEIRSLPNFKRAGNRTLLPLELDKYGSAFIVFRKGHKSDNDKTNFNTKQLVYTINTPWLVSFEKGKRGPANAVTFNTLTDWKDAANDSIKYFSGSAVYTTTFTLHNLSKQELYIDLGKVMVMAKVKLNGQYVGGVWTAPYRLNITKFLKAGENKLEITVVNNWRNRLIGDQKLPEKERRTWTTVNPWKADSPLQSSGLLGPVEIRAYDYTIEK